The Sphaerospermopsis torques-reginae ITEP-024 genome has a window encoding:
- the pyrF gene encoding orotidine-5'-phosphate decarboxylase codes for MNDEKIIVPLDVPDLESAIALVDKLPQVSFWKVGLELFTSTGPAILDVLKSRQKRIFLDLKFHDIPNTVAAACRAAAGYGVDLLTIHATCGNDCLTAAAEAVLVGAEKVGTKPPNLIAITVLTSISARDLAFDLKIPLELPEFALEMALLAKNAGLNGAVCSPQEVAQLRECCGEDFLLVCPGVRPSWAEKGDQKRSLSPAQAVEAGADFLVIGRPITAAADPVLAWDKICEEVDVGK; via the coding sequence ATGAATGATGAAAAAATTATTGTACCTTTAGATGTTCCAGATTTGGAAAGTGCGATCGCTTTGGTGGATAAACTTCCCCAGGTGTCTTTCTGGAAGGTTGGTTTAGAATTGTTTACTAGCACGGGTCCGGCTATTCTCGATGTGCTAAAATCTCGGCAAAAGCGGATTTTCCTGGATTTGAAGTTTCACGATATCCCTAATACTGTAGCTGCTGCTTGTCGTGCTGCTGCTGGTTATGGGGTGGATTTGTTGACAATTCACGCAACTTGTGGTAATGATTGTTTGACTGCTGCTGCTGAAGCGGTGCTGGTGGGAGCAGAAAAGGTGGGAACTAAACCACCTAATTTAATCGCTATTACTGTGTTAACTAGCATTTCGGCGCGAGATTTGGCGTTTGATTTGAAAATTCCTCTGGAATTGCCGGAGTTCGCTTTAGAAATGGCACTTTTGGCGAAAAATGCAGGTTTGAATGGGGCGGTTTGTTCTCCCCAGGAGGTGGCACAGTTGCGGGAATGTTGCGGAGAGGATTTTTTGCTGGTTTGTCCTGGGGTGCGTCCGAGTTGGGCTGAAAAAGGTGATCAAAAGCGATCGCTCTCTCCTGCTCAAGCTGTTGAAGCAGGTGCTGATTTTTTGGTGATCGGTAGACCTATTACTGCTGCTGCTGATCCGGTTCTGGCTTGGGATAAGATTTGTGAGGAGGTAGATGTGGGTAAGTGA
- a CDS encoding Uma2 family endonuclease: MIQTLNKIVTFEEFVNWLPDNSDIRYELHHGEIVTMGQPVGDHEEVKGFLTIKISAKIDGLNLPYVIPNQVIVRPEGKDSGYFPDLLVLNRANLANEPLWKKQSVISNGASIPLIIEVVSTNWRDDYYLKYADYEEMGIAEYWIIDYAALGGRNFIGNPKQPTISVCNLVDGEYQISKFRDDERVISQVFTELNLTANQIFQAGMM, encoded by the coding sequence ATGATTCAAACCCTAAATAAAATTGTCACCTTTGAGGAATTTGTTAACTGGCTTCCTGACAATTCCGATATACGTTATGAATTACATCATGGAGAAATTGTCACAATGGGGCAACCGGTGGGAGATCATGAAGAAGTTAAAGGGTTTTTAACTATCAAAATTAGTGCTAAAATTGATGGGTTAAATCTTCCGTATGTGATACCTAATCAAGTTATAGTTAGACCAGAAGGTAAAGATTCTGGTTATTTTCCCGATTTGTTAGTTTTAAATCGTGCTAATTTAGCTAATGAACCATTATGGAAAAAACAATCAGTTATTAGTAATGGTGCTTCCATACCTTTAATCATCGAAGTTGTTTCCACTAATTGGCGTGATGATTATTATTTAAAGTACGCTGATTATGAAGAAATGGGTATTGCTGAATATTGGATTATAGATTATGCAGCTTTAGGAGGACGTAATTTTATTGGTAATCCCAAACAACCTACTATTTCTGTTTGTAATTTGGTAGATGGAGAATATCAAATCAGTAAATTTAGAGATGATGAACGGGTTATTTCTCAAGTTTTTACTGAATTAAATTTAACCGCAAATCAGATTTTTCAAGCGGGGATGATGTAG